Proteins co-encoded in one Pyxidicoccus xibeiensis genomic window:
- the hemL gene encoding glutamate-1-semialdehyde 2,1-aminomutase, whose product MNHAHSQALFARAQARIPGGVNSPVRAFRGVGGDPVFFREGAGAWLTDVDGNRYVDLVGSWGPLILGHAYPPIVDAIVDAAKRGTSYGAPTAGEVEFAELICATMPAVEMVRLVSSGTEATVAAIRVARGFTGRDFILKFEGCFHGAGDPFLVKAGSGVETLGLPDSPGVPQALAKLTLTAPFNDLGAVERLFAEKGKDIACAIIEPVVGNMGVLVPKPGYLQGLQALCQKHGVLLVLDEVMTGFRLARGGAQELYGLKPDLTTLAKVVGGGMPLGAYGGRRDIMEKVAPAGPVYQSGTLSGNPVAVAAGMACVKALAAPGTYKRLEEVSRMLEEGFIAEAKAAEVPVTVNRVGSMLTVFFTAEPVYDYPTAKKADTARFGKFFHAMLNEGVYLPPSQFEAAFVSLAIGEPEVAHVLAAARKAFRSLGKTG is encoded by the coding sequence ATGAACCACGCTCACAGTCAGGCTCTCTTCGCCCGCGCACAGGCGCGGATCCCCGGCGGGGTGAACTCTCCCGTGCGCGCCTTCCGAGGCGTGGGAGGCGACCCCGTCTTCTTCCGTGAAGGCGCGGGCGCCTGGCTCACGGATGTGGACGGCAACCGCTACGTGGACCTCGTGGGGAGCTGGGGCCCGCTCATCCTCGGCCATGCGTATCCGCCCATCGTGGACGCCATCGTCGACGCGGCGAAGCGCGGCACGTCGTACGGCGCGCCCACCGCGGGCGAGGTGGAGTTCGCGGAGCTCATCTGCGCCACCATGCCGGCGGTGGAGATGGTGCGGCTGGTCTCCAGCGGCACCGAGGCCACCGTGGCCGCCATCCGCGTGGCGCGCGGCTTCACCGGCCGCGACTTCATCCTCAAGTTCGAGGGCTGCTTCCACGGCGCGGGCGACCCGTTCCTCGTGAAGGCGGGCAGCGGCGTGGAGACGCTGGGCCTGCCGGACTCGCCGGGCGTGCCCCAGGCGCTGGCGAAGCTCACGCTCACCGCGCCCTTCAATGACCTCGGCGCCGTGGAGCGCCTCTTCGCGGAGAAGGGCAAGGACATCGCCTGCGCCATCATCGAGCCCGTGGTGGGCAACATGGGCGTGCTGGTGCCCAAGCCGGGCTACCTCCAGGGCCTGCAGGCGCTCTGCCAGAAGCACGGCGTGCTGCTGGTGCTGGACGAGGTGATGACGGGCTTCCGGCTGGCGCGCGGCGGGGCGCAGGAGCTGTACGGCCTGAAGCCGGACCTGACGACGCTGGCCAAGGTGGTGGGCGGCGGCATGCCGCTGGGCGCGTACGGCGGCCGGCGCGACATCATGGAGAAGGTGGCGCCCGCGGGGCCGGTGTACCAGTCCGGTACGCTGTCGGGGAACCCGGTGGCGGTGGCGGCGGGCATGGCGTGCGTGAAGGCGCTGGCGGCGCCCGGCACCTACAAGCGGCTGGAAGAGGTGAGCCGCATGCTGGAGGAGGGCTTCATCGCCGAGGCGAAGGCCGCGGAGGTGCCCGTCACCGTCAACCGCGTGGGCAGCATGCTGACCGTGTTCTTCACGGCGGAGCCCGTCTACGACTACCCCACTGCGAAGAAGGCGGACACGGCGCGCTTCGGCAAGTTCTTCCACGCGATGCTGAACGAAGGCGTGTACCTGCCGCCCAGCCAGTTCGAGGCGGCCTTCGTGTCGTTGGCCATTGGCGAGCCGGAGGTGGCGCACGTGCTCGCCGCGGCGAGAAAGGCCTTCCGCTCGCTTGGCAAGACCGGTTGA
- a CDS encoding HEAT repeat domain-containing protein, whose amino-acid sequence MASTRRNSGWVVLMAVLVIAALSWLQWGRDPGTASTEPALTEPDTGTTETDTGAVLDVARVKRRTVPADAKPLKMVPCELSTLLDEYRAGKASPAYRRYVREQLRGLVESLPEAPLWSRLKSERDPDLLGLVAEAWVLRYALDGEPAVLERLVEHLGQEQDPVLRATLVRSLAHTGEPSTQLLGIKVLKGRDVYRDWVKDPAPQVRAAVVENFREEAARNFGRYRDVAERAISLASVAEDPTTAAGLLTSTSIEAVRSPAVAQVRGLLQSSEHARVRASAARALATSPVSELSASLEALAARYTLETDPGVRTALLESLSRLGLSRAVPVLRRLRDVDPATRAEVDGWLALLAERPQTRELLDKARRARDARTAQH is encoded by the coding sequence ATGGCGAGCACGCGAAGGAACTCCGGATGGGTTGTCCTGATGGCGGTGCTGGTCATCGCAGCCCTGAGCTGGCTTCAGTGGGGCCGCGACCCCGGCACTGCATCGACGGAGCCGGCGCTGACAGAGCCGGACACCGGAACGACAGAGACCGATACCGGAGCAGTCCTCGACGTAGCGAGGGTCAAGCGCCGGACGGTGCCCGCGGACGCGAAGCCCCTGAAGATGGTGCCGTGCGAGCTGTCGACCCTGCTGGACGAGTACCGCGCGGGCAAGGCCTCACCGGCCTACCGGCGCTACGTGCGCGAGCAGCTGCGCGGCCTCGTGGAGTCCCTCCCCGAGGCGCCTCTCTGGTCCCGGCTGAAGTCCGAGCGGGACCCGGACCTGCTCGGGCTGGTGGCCGAGGCGTGGGTGCTGCGCTACGCGCTCGACGGCGAGCCCGCCGTGCTGGAGCGACTGGTGGAGCACCTGGGCCAGGAGCAGGACCCGGTGCTGCGCGCCACGCTGGTGCGCTCCCTGGCGCACACCGGAGAGCCTTCCACGCAGCTCCTCGGCATCAAGGTCCTGAAGGGCCGGGACGTGTACCGCGACTGGGTGAAGGACCCGGCGCCCCAGGTGCGCGCCGCCGTGGTGGAGAACTTCCGCGAGGAGGCCGCGCGCAACTTCGGCCGCTACCGCGATGTGGCGGAGCGGGCCATCTCGCTCGCCTCGGTGGCGGAGGACCCGACCACCGCGGCGGGACTGCTCACGTCCACCTCCATCGAAGCCGTAAGGAGCCCGGCCGTGGCACAGGTGCGCGGGCTGCTCCAGTCCTCGGAGCACGCGCGGGTGCGCGCCTCCGCTGCGAGGGCCCTGGCCACCTCGCCGGTGTCCGAGCTGTCCGCCAGCCTTGAGGCGCTCGCCGCGCGCTACACGCTGGAGACGGACCCCGGAGTGCGCACCGCGCTGCTGGAGTCCCTCTCCCGGCTGGGCCTGTCCCGCGCGGTGCCGGTGCTGCGGCGGCTGCGGGATGTGGACCCGGCGACACGCGCCGAGGTGGACGGCTGGCTCGCGCTGTTGGCGGAGCGACCGCAGACGCGGGAGTTGCTGGACAAGGCCCGCCGGGCGCGCGATGCCCGGACCGCACAGCACTGA
- a CDS encoding WD40 repeat domain-containing protein produces the protein MTERDSARFDVFGDPLPGGALSRCGTHRLWHPPEGDDGVPPEVSAACFSPDARRLVTAAGRTARVWDLEDGRELAVLSGHRSQVNAVLYLSATRIVTAGDDRTVRLWDADSGAELWQWRLECQGFSRLALSSDGRTLLVGLCDPSGFAVLDVATWTLRQWIRPEGSEGYTSSLSFSPDGSQVLLLERFGESLRICVFEAATWSLQWASEVVATEFPFVWAAFSADGQRVRRPGYVTGWRPGLYEYDARTGALLDIAPHRFEGRWVPLPDGTEVRIVMGRLVISRAGEPERWVNDLLPASSTDKAEPVVAPGGRWATLARGSAAVVLLDLHSRKVRPERAHRGSVRRLTFSRDGAKLLSHSWDGTLRTWACGSGRQLECVTPDWWRRSIDRIHLGGGRALEVESHYGAGHLTRDLLAGTEVNIKLKRGRSTLWSDDLAVVADLADHRVEGELTVHVHDTRTGARLRRMPIAVNRDVVQALSRTGRLLVTQEECRQQEPCRTELRVWNLARRGPPFRVLTIWEGAQTSSFSTPEVGFSPDEAWLVYRDARDVAILVDLACPERRIRLDPGARVSSVAFSEDSKRVATGDRRGAVTVWNMEGQRLGVLEGHRACVGAVAFSADGDFLASGSDDTTALIWPRSAWEQQGR, from the coding sequence ATGACTGAACGCGACTCCGCTCGTTTCGACGTCTTCGGTGACCCTCTTCCCGGCGGAGCGCTCAGCCGCTGCGGGACGCATCGCCTGTGGCATCCGCCGGAAGGGGACGATGGGGTCCCTCCTGAGGTGAGCGCGGCCTGCTTCTCTCCTGACGCGCGCCGGCTCGTCACGGCCGCGGGTAGAACGGCGCGTGTCTGGGACCTGGAGGACGGCCGCGAGCTCGCGGTGCTCTCCGGGCACCGGAGCCAGGTGAATGCCGTGCTCTACCTCTCCGCCACGCGCATCGTGACGGCCGGTGACGACCGCACGGTTCGACTCTGGGACGCGGACAGTGGCGCGGAGCTGTGGCAGTGGCGGCTGGAGTGCCAGGGCTTCAGCCGTCTTGCGCTCTCGTCGGACGGACGCACGCTCCTGGTCGGGCTCTGTGACCCGTCCGGCTTCGCGGTGCTCGACGTGGCGACCTGGACGCTGCGCCAATGGATACGACCCGAGGGGAGCGAAGGGTACACGAGCTCGCTCTCCTTCTCTCCCGATGGGTCCCAGGTCCTCCTCCTGGAGCGGTTCGGTGAGTCCCTCCGGATATGTGTCTTCGAGGCGGCCACGTGGTCCCTCCAGTGGGCATCGGAAGTAGTCGCGACGGAGTTTCCGTTCGTGTGGGCAGCGTTCTCGGCCGACGGGCAGCGGGTGCGGCGTCCCGGCTACGTGACGGGTTGGCGTCCCGGGCTGTACGAGTATGACGCGCGTACGGGGGCCCTGCTGGACATTGCCCCCCACCGGTTTGAAGGCAGGTGGGTGCCGCTGCCCGATGGCACGGAGGTTCGAATCGTCATGGGACGGTTGGTCATCTCCCGCGCTGGCGAGCCGGAGCGGTGGGTGAACGACCTGCTGCCCGCGAGCTCTACCGACAAGGCAGAGCCCGTGGTGGCGCCTGGCGGACGGTGGGCCACCCTGGCGCGGGGCTCGGCCGCGGTCGTCCTGCTGGACCTGCACTCCCGGAAGGTTCGGCCGGAGCGTGCACACCGGGGCTCGGTGAGGCGGCTCACCTTCTCCCGGGATGGCGCGAAGCTCCTGTCGCACTCCTGGGATGGGACGCTGCGGACCTGGGCGTGTGGCTCCGGCCGGCAGCTGGAGTGTGTGACGCCGGACTGGTGGAGGCGGAGCATCGACCGCATCCACCTGGGGGGCGGACGGGCGCTCGAGGTGGAGAGCCACTACGGTGCGGGCCATCTCACCCGAGACCTGCTCGCGGGCACCGAGGTCAACATCAAGCTCAAGCGCGGTCGCTCGACCCTCTGGTCCGACGACCTGGCGGTGGTGGCGGACCTCGCCGACCACCGTGTCGAGGGCGAGCTGACGGTCCACGTGCATGACACGCGCACGGGAGCGCGGCTGCGGCGCATGCCCATCGCCGTGAATCGCGATGTCGTCCAGGCACTTTCCAGGACCGGTCGCCTCCTCGTGACGCAGGAGGAATGTCGGCAGCAGGAGCCGTGTCGTACGGAGCTGCGGGTCTGGAACCTGGCGCGGAGGGGTCCACCCTTCCGCGTGCTGACCATCTGGGAGGGCGCGCAGACGAGCAGTTTCTCCACGCCCGAAGTGGGCTTCTCGCCGGACGAGGCGTGGCTCGTGTACCGGGACGCGCGGGACGTGGCCATCCTCGTGGACCTCGCGTGTCCGGAGCGCCGCATCCGGCTGGACCCGGGAGCGCGGGTCTCCTCCGTCGCGTTCTCCGAGGACTCGAAGCGCGTTGCCACGGGAGACCGGCGCGGAGCGGTCACCGTATGGAACATGGAGGGGCAGCGTCTCGGAGTGCTCGAAGGTCACCGCGCCTGCGTCGGTGCTGTGGCCTTCTCGGCGGACGGTGACTTCCTGGCGTCCGGAAGTGACGACACCACGGCGCTCATCTGGCCCCGGAGCGCATGGGAGCAGCAGGGGCGCTGA
- a CDS encoding aldo/keto reductase, which produces MTQKTQEATRPLGTSGLKVSPLCLGGNVFGWTCDEATSFEVLDAYLEGGGNFIDTADGYSRWVPGNKGGESETILGKWMKARGVRERVVIATKVGAETELGKGLGRDHIQRSVEASLRRLQLDTIDLYYAHYEDLKTPPEETMAAFDALVRAGKVRALGASNHSPQRLTESLEVSKRGGLARYTVLQPEYNLVARQTFEATLRPICEREGIATAPYYGLASGFLTGKYRQGQPTPPSPRAGGVLKKYGNARGWGVLEAMDGVSRRHGAPLAHVALAWLVAQPTVVSPIASATSAEQVRELLGAFRLSLGEEDLRALDVASSKEA; this is translated from the coding sequence ATGACGCAGAAGACGCAGGAAGCCACCCGGCCCCTTGGAACGAGCGGCCTGAAGGTCTCGCCGCTGTGCCTGGGCGGCAACGTGTTTGGCTGGACGTGTGACGAGGCGACCTCGTTCGAGGTGCTCGACGCGTACCTCGAGGGCGGCGGCAACTTCATCGACACGGCCGACGGTTACTCGCGCTGGGTGCCGGGCAACAAGGGCGGCGAGTCCGAGACGATTCTGGGCAAGTGGATGAAGGCGCGCGGCGTGCGAGAGCGCGTCGTCATCGCGACGAAGGTGGGCGCCGAGACGGAGCTCGGCAAGGGCCTGGGACGCGACCACATCCAGCGCTCCGTCGAGGCCTCGCTGCGCCGGCTCCAGCTCGACACCATCGACCTGTACTACGCGCACTACGAGGACCTGAAGACGCCTCCCGAGGAGACGATGGCGGCCTTCGATGCCCTCGTGCGCGCCGGCAAGGTGCGCGCCCTGGGCGCCAGCAACCACTCGCCGCAGCGCCTCACGGAGTCGCTGGAGGTATCCAAGCGCGGCGGCCTGGCCCGGTACACGGTGCTCCAGCCGGAGTACAACCTCGTCGCACGGCAGACGTTCGAGGCCACGCTGCGCCCCATCTGCGAGCGTGAGGGCATCGCCACGGCGCCCTACTACGGGCTCGCGTCGGGCTTCCTCACCGGCAAGTACCGCCAGGGGCAGCCGACTCCGCCATCTCCTCGTGCGGGCGGGGTGCTGAAGAAGTATGGCAACGCGCGCGGCTGGGGTGTGCTGGAGGCCATGGATGGAGTGTCCAGGCGCCATGGCGCGCCGCTTGCGCACGTCGCGCTCGCGTGGCTCGTGGCCCAGCCCACCGTCGTCTCCCCCATCGCGAGCGCGACCTCCGCCGAGCAGGTCCGGGAGCTGCTCGGTGCGTTCAGGTTGAGCCTGGGGGAGGAAGACCTCCGCGCCCTGGACGTTGCTTCCTCGAAGGAGGCCTGA
- the rraA gene encoding ribonuclease E activity regulator RraA — protein sequence MSDTLDFKTADLCDAHSGTAHFQVAEPGFLDYGGHRSFAGPISTVRAPEDNSLVRKALEEPGQGRVLVVDGGGSRRCALVGDQLAALAQKNGWAGVVVNGCIRDSEDVGRTAIGVKALGTHPLKSSKRNEGQRDVEVRFAGVTFQPGHHLYADADGIVVSAVPLG from the coding sequence ATGAGTGACACCCTGGACTTCAAGACCGCCGACCTCTGCGACGCGCACTCGGGCACCGCGCACTTCCAGGTCGCGGAGCCCGGCTTCCTCGACTACGGCGGCCACCGCTCCTTCGCCGGCCCCATCAGCACCGTGCGCGCACCCGAGGACAACTCGCTCGTGCGCAAGGCGCTGGAGGAGCCCGGCCAGGGCCGCGTGCTGGTGGTGGATGGTGGCGGCAGCCGCCGCTGTGCGCTCGTGGGTGACCAGCTCGCGGCGCTCGCGCAGAAGAACGGCTGGGCGGGCGTGGTGGTGAACGGCTGCATCCGTGACTCCGAGGACGTGGGCCGCACCGCCATCGGCGTGAAGGCGCTGGGCACCCATCCGCTCAAGAGCAGCAAGCGCAACGAGGGCCAGCGTGACGTGGAGGTGCGCTTCGCCGGCGTCACCTTCCAGCCGGGCCACCACCTCTATGCGGACGCGGATGGCATCGTCGTCTCGGCGGTGCCGCTGGGCTGA
- a CDS encoding serine/threonine-protein kinase: protein MARPVEPEPLEGPVRFGPYTLVRRIGAGGMGEVFLAREESQRRACVVKKVLPQLMEDPRFVGRFRDEARVVVRLDHPNIARVYAMGEVEGQLYLAMEYVQGKTLSRLAYRLRQLGRTIPLGPLLHLGQRLCEGLAYAHDAKDADGHPLHLVHRDLSPANVCLSYAGEVKVIDFGAAQSTLKEQQTAPRVVIGNLTYMAPEQARKRFVDRRADVYAVGALLWELVAWRPLAQRGDPVERWRRAAYPTWEPAGRFRQGVPTSVDAFLLRALAGEPDQRFPDAGAMAAELARLKAKLAPGTGDAHVARLMESAFPREKVSEENALRELLSEDTSRKRTEQELAAVLTPPTALAFEHGGIDAPEDFVPAASPAPEAPREGTGQGAGRRGATALYGTAAVGTTDSAATEALPSSKVLAAARGADSAVTEALTSSKVLAAARGADASATEALESSMVLAAARGAGASATEALEASKVTEALEASKVQARARGADTAATEALESSKVLGAIARAEASRASGPKDASLFPGTEDTVTPVMAQRSTTAKPAPARRATRETRVGFGVDISQSVDSAEVEARRLELVRAITGEDEATTVEPNPPRARKPGRRALLAVGLFVSACALGLGVAWALAAP from the coding sequence TTGGCAAGACCGGTTGAGCCCGAGCCCCTCGAGGGGCCCGTCCGCTTCGGTCCCTATACCCTCGTGCGCCGCATCGGCGCCGGGGGGATGGGAGAGGTGTTCCTCGCGCGCGAGGAGTCGCAGCGCCGCGCGTGCGTGGTGAAGAAGGTGCTGCCGCAGCTCATGGAGGACCCGCGCTTCGTGGGGCGCTTCCGTGACGAGGCCCGGGTGGTGGTGCGGCTGGACCACCCGAACATCGCCCGCGTCTACGCCATGGGCGAGGTGGAGGGGCAGCTCTACCTGGCCATGGAGTACGTGCAGGGCAAGACGCTCAGCCGCCTGGCGTACCGGCTGCGGCAGCTCGGCCGGACGATACCGCTGGGCCCCCTGCTGCACCTGGGACAGCGGCTGTGCGAGGGGCTGGCCTACGCGCACGACGCGAAGGACGCGGACGGCCACCCGCTGCACCTGGTGCACCGGGACTTGTCCCCGGCCAACGTGTGCCTCAGCTACGCGGGCGAGGTGAAGGTCATCGACTTCGGCGCGGCACAGTCCACGCTGAAGGAGCAGCAGACGGCGCCCCGGGTGGTGATTGGCAACCTGACGTACATGGCGCCGGAGCAGGCGCGGAAGCGCTTCGTGGACCGGCGCGCGGACGTGTACGCGGTGGGCGCGCTGCTGTGGGAGCTCGTCGCCTGGCGGCCGCTGGCGCAGCGGGGTGACCCGGTGGAGCGGTGGCGGCGCGCGGCCTATCCGACGTGGGAGCCCGCGGGGCGCTTCCGGCAGGGCGTGCCGACCAGCGTGGATGCGTTCCTGCTGCGCGCGCTCGCCGGTGAGCCGGACCAGCGCTTCCCGGACGCGGGCGCGATGGCGGCGGAGCTGGCGCGGCTCAAGGCGAAGCTGGCCCCGGGCACGGGGGACGCGCACGTGGCGCGGCTGATGGAGAGCGCCTTCCCGCGAGAGAAGGTGTCGGAGGAGAACGCGCTCCGGGAGCTGCTGAGCGAGGACACGTCGCGCAAGCGCACCGAGCAGGAGCTGGCCGCGGTGCTCACCCCGCCCACCGCGCTCGCGTTCGAGCACGGCGGCATCGATGCCCCCGAGGACTTCGTCCCCGCTGCCAGTCCCGCCCCCGAGGCGCCGCGCGAGGGGACGGGGCAGGGCGCTGGCCGGCGGGGCGCGACGGCGCTCTACGGGACGGCGGCGGTGGGCACGACCGACTCCGCCGCCACCGAGGCGCTGCCGTCCTCGAAGGTGCTCGCAGCCGCCCGGGGTGCCGACTCCGCCGTCACCGAGGCGCTGACGTCCTCGAAGGTGCTTGCAGCTGCACGGGGGGCTGACGCCTCCGCCACCGAGGCGCTGGAGTCTTCCATGGTGCTCGCGGCCGCACGGGGTGCTGGCGCCTCCGCCACCGAGGCACTGGAGGCCTCGAAGGTCACCGAAGCGCTGGAGGCCTCGAAGGTCCAGGCGCGAGCGCGAGGCGCGGACACCGCTGCCACGGAGGCGCTGGAGTCCTCGAAGGTCCTGGGCGCCATCGCGCGCGCGGAGGCCTCACGGGCCAGCGGGCCGAAGGATGCGTCGCTGTTCCCCGGTACCGAGGACACGGTGACACCGGTGATGGCCCAGCGCTCCACCACCGCGAAGCCGGCTCCGGCACGCCGGGCGACGCGCGAGACGCGTGTGGGCTTCGGCGTGGACATCTCTCAGTCGGTGGACTCGGCCGAGGTGGAAGCCCGGCGGCTGGAGCTCGTGCGCGCCATCACCGGAGAGGACGAAGCCACCACGGTGGAGCCGAACCCTCCCCGAGCCCGGAAGCCGGGACGCCGCGCCCTGCTCGCCGTGGGCCTCTTCGTCAGCGCCTGCGCGCTCGGACTGGGCGTGGCCTGGGCGCTGGCCGCGCCGTAG